In Polyodon spathula isolate WHYD16114869_AA chromosome 11, ASM1765450v1, whole genome shotgun sequence, one genomic interval encodes:
- the LOC121322600 gene encoding claudin-11-like, with translation MACLQLTGFMISCFGWIGIIVATATNEWVLTCKYGVSTCKKMDELGARGLWADCVISTALYHCKSLNQILSLPAYIQTSRALMITASILGLPAILLVMMSLPCITLGSEPQSIKHKRSVLGGVLVLLVAFCGIISTVWFPIGVHHDSGLMTFGYSLYAGWVGSALCLFGGSMISCCSGESPQYDEDRYYYAKQGEDTTASANHAKSAQV, from the exons ATGGCCTGTCTACAATTAACGGGGTTTATGATCAGCTGTTTCGGCTGGATTGGAATTATAGTTGCCACTGCCACAAATGAATGGGTTTTGACCTGCAAGTACGGGGTTTCTACCTGTAAGAAAATGGACGAACTGGGAGCCAGAGGTCTGTGGGCAGATTGTGTCATTTCCACAGCGCTTTACCACTGCAAATCCCTCAACCAAATCCTCTCATTGCCTG CCTACATTCAGACGTCTCGAGCCCTGATGATCACAGCCTCTATCCTGGGGCTGCCTGCCATCCTCCTCGTGATGATGTCTCTACCGTGCATCACTCTGGGCAGCGAACCACAATCAATAAAACACAAGCGTTCAGTACTGGGAGGAGTACTCGTTCTACTGGTAG CATTCTGCGGAATAATATCCACTGTCTGGTTCCCGATCGGGGTGCACCACGATTCTGGATTGATGACGTTCGGCTACTCGCTGTACGCAGGCTGGGTTGGCTCAGCGCTCTGCCTGTTTGGAGGCTCTATGATCAGCTGCTGCTCGGGAGAATCTCCGCAGTACGATGAAGACCGTTACTACTATGCCAAACAAGGCGAGGACACCACAGCCTCTGCAAACCACGCCAAGAGCGCACAGGTGTGA